A stretch of the Nematostella vectensis chromosome 1, jaNemVect1.1, whole genome shotgun sequence genome encodes the following:
- the LOC5520450 gene encoding battenin, with product MEKSPSNRDKMREMLEYSSSDDYFRESEDEWSPLHSSPEQKRKEKTQRKMQNMSKYGCSFFFLGATLTASLALTICAAEDILSGTVYATGWVLVAAAAPSCLMKITFLCSSCLTNLSLVTKTLGMFIFMITGLLFLAFSVTRLDIRLIGVCFISAATGLGEITLLVYAATKFQEVALSAYIAGTATGGVLSVLPYVGMTSWSSIKPRTAALVPVFWSLHLLIFAVMKTKKLTAELKGDSRIRQEIYQYESQEICVPFYQERLMQMWKSLHDFIMLFLVYFAVYFSLCGVLTTKVFSQAKDFGPREDFQHYVLSTILGEFLGRSFMSLLRSKTPGVNYKLPSVFGIIAVFLAVLFILSVWFSWISRIWVMFVVCFMQGVCSGIQASNSYHAIANRTHAEHAQFILTIAGLAESLGMMTAGLIGLHTEPAMREHCLESQYYANQNFCMTRIKDAKFWGLGREGQFR from the exons atggaaaaatcGCCGTCCAACCGCGATAAAATGCGGGAGATGTTGGAGTACTCCAGCAGCGATGACTATTTCAGGGAATCTGAGGATGAGTGGTCTCCGCTGCATTCCAGCCCCGAACAAAAACGCAAGGAGAAGACTCAAAGAAAAATGCAGAATATGTCTAAATACGGCTGTTCGTTCTTCTTCCTCGGTGCCACACTGACTGCTTCTTTAGCGCTTACAATCTGCGCCGCAGAAGATATCTTGTCGGGCACGGTCTACGCGACTGGCTGGGTGCTAGTCGCAGCGGCAGCGCCATCTTGCCTTATGAAGATCACATTCCTTTGCTCGTCGTGTCTAACAAACCTCTCCCTCGTCACTAAGACGTTAGGGATGTTCATATTTATGATAACGGGACTGTTATTCTTGGCTTTCTCCGTGACAAGACTTGATATTCGCCTTATAGGAGTGTGCTTTATATCCGCTGCGACAGGACTGGGGGAGATAACGCTGCTGGTTTACGCTGCCACCAAGTTTCAAGAAGTCGCTCTGAGTGCGTACATTGCTGGTACAGCTACAGGAGGCGTGCTAAGTGTTCTACCTTATGTCG GAATGACCAGCTGGAGCTCCATAAAACCTCGCACCGCCGCATTAGTACCAGTTTTCTGGTCTCTACACTTGCTCATCTTTGCCGTGATGAAAACTAAGAAACTCACCGCCGAACTTAAAGGAGACTCACGCATTCGCCAGGAAATCTATCAGTACGAATCACAGGAAATCTGCGTCCCGTTTTATCAGGAACGCCTCATGCAAATGTGGAAATCACTACATGATTTTATAATGCTGTTCCTTGTCTACTTCGCAGTCTACTTCTCCCTCTGTGGCGTCCTCACGACAAAAGTGTTCTCTCAAGCCAAGGACTTTGGGCCCAGGGAGGACTTTCAGCACTACGTTCTGAGCACCATACTTGGAGAGTTCCTCGGAAGGTCCTTCATGTCCCTCCTACGTTCCAAGACCCCAGGGGTTAACTACAAGCTTCCGTCAGTGTTCGGAATCATTGCTGTGTTCTTGGCCGTATTGTTTATCCTCTCCGTATGGTTCTCTTGGATTTCAAGGATCTGGGTTATGTTCGTTGTATGTTTCATGCAAGGGGTGTGTTCTGGGATCCAAGCGTCTAACTCCTACCATGCCATCGCTAACCGTACCCATGCGGAGCATGCGCAGTTTATCCTGACCATCGCAGGCCTAGCGGAGTCGCTCGGGATGATGACCGCTGGACTGATTGGCCTACACACCGAGCCCGCAATGCGCGAACACTGCCTGGAATCTCAGTATTATGCTAATCAAAATTTTTGCATGACCCGCATCAAAGATGCGAAGTTCTGGGGCTTGGGGCGAGAAGGCCAATTCCGATGA
- the LOC5499582 gene encoding uncharacterized protein LOC5499582 yields MADDLKLDLSVPFGCSEEALIACRSLSVDPEPKRGCVKKEISVAGNILNVSLTAKEARTLRVSANSFMDHLILVTKTIQEFGPPLEDTKSS; encoded by the exons ATGGCGGATGACCTTAAATT AGATCTTTCTGTGCCGTTTGGCTGTTCGGAAGAAGCTTTGATCGCGTGTAGGTCGCTTTCTGTGGATCCTGAACCGAAACGAGGATGTGTCAAGAAGGAGATATCTGTCGCTGGTAACATCCTCAATGT ATCCTTGACTGCTAAAGAAGCAAGAACTCTTAGGGTATCAGCTAACTCCTTCATGGATCATTTGATTCTTGTTACAAAGACTATCCAGGAGTTTGGTCCACCTTTGGAAGATACCAAATCCAGCTAA
- the LOC125556669 gene encoding battenin-like, producing MEKSPSNRDKMREMLEYSSSNDDFRESEDEWSPLHSSPEQKRKEKTQRKMQNMSKYGCSFFFLGATLTAPLALTICAAEDILSGTVYATGWVLVAAAAQSCLMKITFLCSSCLTNLSLVTKTLGMFIFMITGLLFLAFSVTRLDIRLIGVCFISAATGLGEMTLLVYAATKFQEVALSAYIAGTATGGVLSVLPYVGMTSWSSINPRTAALVPVFWPSLHLLIFAVMKTKKLTAELKGDSRIRQEIYQYESQEIWVPFYQERLMQMWKSLHDFIMLFLVYFAVYLSLCGVLTTKVFSQAKDFGPREDFQHYVLSTILGEFLGRSFLSLLRSKTPGVNYKLPSVFGIIAVFLAVLFILSVWFSWISRIWVMFVVCFMQGVCSGIQASNSYHAIANRTLAEHAQFILTIAGLAESLGMMTAGLIGLHTEPAMREHCLESQYYANQSFCMTRIKDAKFWGLGQEGQFR from the exons atggaaaaatcGCCGTCCAACCGCGATAAAATGCGGGAGATGTTGGAGTACTCCAGCAGCAATGACGATTTCAGGGAATCTGAGGATGAGTGGTCTCCGCTGCATTCCAGCCCCGAACAAAAACGCAAGGAGAAGACTCAAAGAAAAATGCAGAATATGTCTAAATACGGCTGTTCGTTCTTCTTCCTCGGTGCCACACTGACTGCACCTTTAGCGCTTACAATCTGCGCCGCAGAAGATATCTTGTCGGGCACGGTCTACGCGACTGGCTGGGTGCTAGTCGCAGCGGCAGCGCAATCTTGCCTTATGAAGATCACATTCCTTTGCTCGTCGTGTCTAACAAACCTCTCCCTCGTCACTAAGACGTTAGGGATGTTCATATTTATGATAACGGGACTGTTATTCTTGGCTTTCTCCGTGACAAGACTTGATATTCGCCTTATAGGAGTGTGCTTTATATCCGCTGCGACAGGACTGGGGGAGATGACGCTGCTGGTTTACGCTGCCACCAAGTTTCAAGAAGTCGCTCTGAGTGCGTACATTGCTGGTACAGCTACAGGAGGCGTGCTAAGTGTTCTACCTTATGTCG GAATGACCAGCTGGAGCTCCATAAACCCTCGCACCGCCGCATTAGTACCAGTTTTCTGGCCGTCTCTACACTTGCTCATCTTTGCCGTGATGAAAACTAAGAAACTCACTGCCGAACTTAAAGGAGACTCACGCATTCGCCAGGAAATCTATCAGTACGAATCACAGGAAATCTGGGTCCCGTTTTATCAGGAACGCCTCATGCAAATGTGGAAATCCCTACATGATTTTATAATGCTGTTCCTTGTCTACTTCGCAGTCTACCTCTCCCTCTGTGGCGTCCTCACGACAAAAGTGTTCTCTCAAGCCAAGGACTTTGGGCCCAGGGAGGACTTTCAGCACTACGTTCTGAGCACCATACTTGGAGAGTTCCTCGGAAGGTCCTTCTTGTCCCTCCTACGTTCCAAGACCCCAGGGGTTAACTACAAGCTTCCGTCAGTGTTCGGAATCATTGCTGTGTTCTTGGCCGTATTGTTTATCCTCTCCGTATGGTTCTCTTGGATTTCAAGGATCTGGGTTATGTTCGTTGTATGTTTCATGCAAGGGGTGTGTTCTGGGATCCAAGCGTCTAACTCCTACCATGCCATCGCTAACCGTACCCTTGCGGAGCATGCGCAGTTTATCCTGACCATCGCAGGCCTAGCGGAGTCGCTCGGGATGATGACCGCTGGACTGATTGGCCTACACACCGAGCCCGCAATGCGCGAACACTGCCTGGAATCTCAGTATTATGCTAATCAAAGTTTTTGCATGACACGCATCAAAGATGCGAAGTTCTGGGGCTTGGGGCAAGAAGGCCAATTCCGATGA
- the LOC5520448 gene encoding pleckstrin homology domain-containing family A member 2 — MGIIKQNNGPVLKNGYLLKQGDMIKLQWHLRYFVLTKECLCYYRTEKDSEIETPREVIYFNDMSLYIEEISEKQPKTKYCLRLVKRSSSTSRSLLLSCFSEEERNEWLAQILQAKAMSLVMDRSWIGGNDPEIPKSVDSVSSSFYSEKLASAKEVLQKCRRRLSSSNRGSCTFEEIRRSSTTTANPSWRHTLIDLSIAST, encoded by the coding sequence ATGGGAataatcaagcaaaacaacgGACCGGTTCTCAAAAATGGTTACTTATTAAAGCAAGGGGATATGATAAAACTACAATGGCACTTACGATACTTTGTGCTCACGAAAGAGTGCCTGTGTTATTATAGAACAGAAAAAGATTCAGAGATAGAGACTCCAAGAGAGGTCATATACTTTAACGATATGTCTCTTTACATCGAAGAAATCTCCGAAAAGCAACCTAAAACTAAATACTGTTTAAGACTGGTTAAGCGCTCTAGCTCAACATCGCGGTCTTTATTACTTTCTTGTTTCTCGGAGGAGGAAAGAAATGAATGGCTGGCTCAGATTCTACAAGCCAAAGCTATGTCACTTGTAATGGACCGCTCTTGGATCGGAGGGAATGACCCGGAAATACCTAAATCTGTGGATAGCGTTAGCAGTAGCTTTTACAGCGAAAAGTTAGCGTCAGCGAAAGAGGTCCTCCAAAAATGCCGACGAAGACTTTCTAGCTCCAACCGCGGTAGCTGTACGTTCGAAGAAATAAGGCGAAGCTCCACGACTACAGCCAACCCTTCTTGGAGACATACACTTATTGACTTGTCTATCGCTTCCACTTGA